From the Cyanobium sp. M30B3 genome, the window GGGCGCCCAGACCCTGCGCTTTCTGCAGTTGCACCCCAAGGTGCGGCATCTGCAGGTGGTGGTGGTGGTGCCCCACCATCGGCTGAACCTGGGCCCAGCCTGGCTACCGAGGCAGCTCCAGCTGGTGCTGGATGAGGTGATCTGGATCAGCCTCGAAGAGCTTGGCCAGCAGGACGAGATCGATCCGCTGTTGAATCTGCTCAGGCTGCCGGTGCTGCATGAGCCCGAGCTGCAGCGGAGCAGTCAGCAGATCCTGGAGCGCCGTCCGGATTTGGCTGAGTCTGTTTTCCCTATTCTGATGCAACGGAACCCCAACTTCACCCTGGAGCAGCTGATGGTGTACGTCAAGATTCCAACCCAAGAGCTGCGCCACTCCCGGGCCGCCCAGGAGCTGATCGAGGAAGGCCGGCAGGAAGGGGAGGCGCGTGGGGAAGCCCGGGGAGAAGCTCGCGGCGAAGTGAAGGTGACCCTTCGCCTGCTCGCCCGCCGCTGCGGCCCCCTCAGCGAGGCCACCACCGCCCGCATCCAGGCGTTGCCGCTGGAGCGGCTGGAGGCCTTGGCCGACGCCCTGCTCGACTTCCGTGGCGCCGCCGACCTGACGGCCTGGCTGGCGGACCACGCCAGCTGAACGCCAGCCCTG encodes:
- a CDS encoding DUF2887 domain-containing protein, producing the protein MPTDHWFYSLFQSTPDLIALLLQAAGAARSAAPSLAPDSPGDQLYRFEAVELKAVNHRLDGVLWPQRGLAGTARQPVVKLELQMHSKPGFKHRLGAQTLRFLQLHPKVRHLQVVVVVPHHRLNLGPAWLPRQLQLVLDEVIWISLEELGQQDEIDPLLNLLRLPVLHEPELQRSSQQILERRPDLAESVFPILMQRNPNFTLEQLMVYVKIPTQELRHSRAAQELIEEGRQEGEARGEARGEARGEVKVTLRLLARRCGPLSEATTARIQALPLERLEALADALLDFRGAADLTAWLADHAS